Genomic DNA from Thiosocius teredinicola:
CTGCTCACGTCCGCGCTGCGAAGTTATGAACGAACCACTTGGTAGACGGCTCGATGAACTTGCGTCGCAGCGTTCGATTCGGGGCATCACGGATAAACCGCGGTCCGTTATGCGTGGTGCGAAAACAGAATCTGCGCGGCAGATCGGTATACAAGGACCGTGGCGGCAGCCGATGACCGATGCCCTTGAGCTCAGCCCCCGTTTCATGCGTATGGTAAAACACCGTTTCGATACCGAGTTCTTCGAACAGAAACCACAAGGTTGCCGTCAGCATCGTTTCCGGCCACTTCTTCGCCTGCGGTTTGAGCACCGAGTTGTAGTAGGTTCCCCAATCGCCGGACCAATAGCGGCTCGGTTGCGCATAGTAACGCGCATCGCGAATCCAGTCCGACTGGATCTCCTCGATCAACGCTTCGCTGGTATCGAAATCGATGTCAATCCGCGACCAGGCGAGCGTCAACTCGCCATCGCCCGCGATCGGATGCCCCGACCAGGCGACCACGTCAGGCCAGTCCGGCACCGATTTGCTCAACGCGCGCTTATGCGATTGCGGCAGGTTGAGCTGCAGCACCAGGTTCCAACCGAGGCGCGTAACCTGGCTCCAACGGCGACTCGGTTTCTCTCGCAGATCGGGCCATGTACCCAAGGTCAGGCGATAGCCCTGGCGCTCCGCCGGCCAGCCGAGGATCAGATCATCGACCTCAATCCAGTTGCGCCCGACACTCGCCAATATCCGCTTGACGCATGGCTTGTCGAGCAAAGGGGCCCATTGGCTCTGCTTCAGCTCGGCGACAGAACACCTGCCCTGCAGCAATCTCCGCTCGAGCAGCAGCAACGCGTAGCGATCGGCAAAGTCGTAGAAAACGGTGCGCCCTTTCGGCAACACCGAGCGAATAAATTGCAATGATTCTTTTTGCATGTTGAGTTTTCTCGTCTGAAACCAGAAAACGCGATCACGACATCGGCCGGCTCGGCCTTGCGACCAGCTTCAGAAAGCCACGTGTGATCGGTCGACAGTGCCTAGAGGCAGATCGACAGCGAAGGTTTGCTGAAAAAATTCAGCGAGAGCTCAAAAAGCTAGGCGAAGGGGTGCGACTGATCGCGTATTGCGACGTCGAGATGGGGTTCCCTATTATTGATCATTGCTTGCCTTCCTGACAGATAGTTTCATGCTGCAAATGCCCGCGAATCCCAGATGACGGAAGCTGCGGTGAATGCACGTTGGAAATTCTAGCGTGTTTGCGGCGATTTGTTCACAGATTTTTAACGCATGCTATCGCAAACGCAGTTTCGTCAGCAGGTATCGACCGCCGCCAACACCGCCAGTTCATTTCGCACCGGGTTCAGGCATGCGACGCCCAAGGAATACACCGCATCTTCAGCCCAACCGCCTGACGGCCGGAACAGACACCAACTGGCTTCCACTGCACACTGCGCCACGCGTTCAACGGGAGCGCTATCGGAAAGACCGAGCAAGCCGGCCAGCGTCCGCCAGGCCATGAGCCGCCCGATAGCCCCGTATGAGCAATCACCGTTGGCGCCGCCGTATGCAGCGGCCGAGAACAACACACTGAATACGTCAGCTGCAGATTGCGATTCGCGCACCTGCAGGGCTCCCGTAGACACCAAGCACGCCAGACCCACGCTTCTCAACACCTGCGGTAATGAAGGCAAGCTTGCATCCGGCAGTTTGAAGGTTCGTGCCTCGATCCGGCCCACATAGTCCGTCACCCAGTTGCGTACCGCTGTACACATCAGCCGCTGCCGATCCGCGCCGGTCGTATCGATGCAGGCCGTGTGTTCAACCGAATCATCGGTCAGCGTAGCTGCATGATAGTAGGTCGAGTTGTACGGCAACGGGGTCATCATCGAGTACAGATCGTAGGTGGGCAACATCAGCTGCGATTCGATCGCGAGCAGCTCGCGGGGAAGTGCCGACAATGCATGGTCGACGATCGCATCGAGCGACTTCCATGCGTCGATGATCGCAATCGAGCCGGCATCGGCCTTGTTCCACACCACAGCCTCGTGCAACAGATGAAGCCGGGTTTCAGGCGTCTGTGTCTCGGCCGCGATTCTGCAAATCGCCTCTGTCGATTGCGCAGACACCAACAACGACAGCACTTCTGCCATCGGCAATTCTTCGGCCACGCCTTGTGCGTGGGCCCTGTCGACGACGGCTAGCGCGGCCAACGCAGGCTCAACACCGGCTTGCAGCGCGAGCATTTCTATCGCGCGTCGTACCAGCAACGGCGGTGCCCATGCTTCATCCTCATCGACGCACAGCGCCAAGGTGCGGTCGACCAAGTCGCGCACAACATCCATATCGCCGGCAAGGATCAGTGCGTGCAGCAAGTCCAGGTGCTGCTGCACACCCTCGACCGACAGCAAGGTTGCGACAAAGTTTTCTCGGTTAACGATCGGCATCACGCCTGAAGCACCACGCATTGCGTCCGGCAGCTTCCGACTGCCCCGATCCGACAGGGCATGGTCGCCGGCATCGTCATCGATAGCCGCTGAGCTTGCAGACCTCCCGACCGCCCTGCTCTGCCCTGACACCGTTGATCTGATCACTCGCCCTCAACCGATCAACGATCTGCGTGTAAGTCACCTGCGGTACGGATGCGGCAAACTTGATCACCACCGAGCCGTCACGATGAACGTTGTAAGAGGCTGCGTCATCCACGTCGTACTCGAAAAGCACGCCGGCAACGACCGCATCCGCGCGATTCTGCGTTTCCATCTGCTCGCGCGTGAGACTCTCTTGGCCCGCGCAGCCCGCAAGCAAAAAAACAACCGCTAGTACACATGCCTTTCTGAAATTCATAACTCAAATATCCTCATGCTATGAGTGTGCTCCATGCGTTCAATTCTGTAGTGGACGGGGATTTACGATTGCTGGATGCAGCGATATCCATTGTGCAAAATGCCGTTCGAGCCAAGCGGCAAAACGTGCCGACACGAACAACCGACCCCACCGGTTTACGCGGCAGATATCCTGACCGTCATAGGCACTCAAATTGATACTGCCGCTGTCTCCTTGCAGCCCGGTAATGTCGGGCAAAGCGATCTCCCAAAGCTCTCCCATTGCATCCGCCATGCCTGGCGAATGTTCGCCGGACAGAACGTAGTCTTCCGGCCCACCGTCGTGTGGATACACCTCGGGTTCCAAGGCTGCCCTATCCCAATGCTCCCAGGCAAATTGCACGATGTGCTTCTTGATCACCGGTCGCCACTCGAACCCCGTGAACCCCTGTGGCTCGAGTGCTTGCCGAAAGGCATCCGTAACCACGATATCGGAGACTGACGGAAAGGTGATCGGCGGCACGTAGGGGCCTGTGCGTTCGAGGCAGAGTAAACCGTTTGACCTTGGGCTGTTCGCTGTCATGCCGTGGATCAGGATCTTGCCGAAATCGCCCCAGGGAGGCGGGTTGCGGGTCAATACGAAGACATCGGACATATCGTTCAGTCAACCATCCATGCGATGACCACGACAATCACCAGAATCAAGAACGACACCCCAATCAGCACGCGGTCCGATGAGGCCTTTGGCAACAGCAGCGCCGCAAAATCCGGCTGTTCGGGCGCCCCTCTCAAGAACGAGAACAGCAACGGCGCTAGAAGTAGCACCCACGAATAGCTTCGCCGGAGTGTCGTAGCCTGCGTCATCGTTCCCTCGTTTGCTTCCATCGTTATGTACCCGACGCGAGCCGTGTTCTCAGTTAAAACCTGCGCCCTAGACAATATCTCAATCGCTCAAGAACCAACGGCAGGCTACGCAAGGCGGCATCTTTCCGCGCCTCACGGAATCAGCACGCCCATCGCTACACCATGGCCTGCCCACTGGCACCGCATCATTATCGCAGTCCGGGCAAACCCCTGCCTTTCTTGATTTCCCACAGAACCCCAACCATAGTTAGCTGAAAAATACAGCGTTCATCCACACCGATCAAAACCGGGAACGCTCAACAACAACGCCGGGGACGAAAACATGTCGACGGACCTCACACTCGACGTTTTCTCAATCGGGGCCAACGGCGAGTACGAAGGCGAATGGGGAGGCCTCTCCGTCCTGAGGGCCGACTTTGGTGTCGATGTCGGCGGCACCGTCGAAGGATCTCTGAATTTCTGCCACGGTGTCGATATCAGCGTCGGTGGCAATCTCAGCGCTTCGGCGCAGGCCGCCGTCTCGGTCTTCGTCGCCGCCGCTGCCGAGGTACAGGCCTTTGCCGCTGCCGGCGCGCAGGTCAAGGTACGATTCAGCCCCAACCTGTTCGACGAGTTCGGCGTAGTCGTCGACGCGGGCGCTTTCGCCGAGGCCTCGGTCGCCGGACGGCTATCAATCGGACTGGATATCGGCCAGATACTGCAACTTGCCGAGAGCAGACTGCCAAACGGCTTGGCCATCGACCTGTTTCGCGCCTTCATGGATGAACTCAATGTGCGCGCCGGTATCTGGGGCCGTGCCTCGTTCTCAGCCATGGCGCGCGGCCACCTCGAGATCCATGGCTCGCTGAAATCTGACGAAACGTCGGGCTTCGTGTTCGAGGCGGGCGGCTCGGTCGGCTTGAAGGGCGGCACGGGATGGGATCTGTTCGCGGTTGCCGAATTGCGTGACCCCCGCCGCTTCTATGGCAGAGCGACGCAGCTGATTGTCGACGAGGTGGTACGAGTCGCACGCAGCGAGTTGCCACGAGAGTATCAGCAGGCTATCCCCATACTTGAGCTGTGCCTACCTATCGGGATACTCGCGACATTCGAACTCGGCCAAGTCAGCGCCGAATACATCACGACAACGCCCGATCGCGACAGGTCCGTCGAAGGCTTTGTGCACGTGGTCGCATCACAGATGCAGCGATTCATGCTCCGCCAGATCATCAAACTCAGCGACCGCCTGCTGAGCGATCTGCTGGAAGAGGCAATCGTAGCTACGCTGGGAGATTTGCTCACTGCACAAGAGCGCCATTCGATCAGCGCCGAAGTCGATTCGCTGCTGCAGTATCTGGATGACGGAGAGCTCGATACCGAGGACCTTCTGCCGATCATCAGCGGCGTCGTGAATATCGCCACGATCGTAGCGCCGAATGAGCTCGAACGCTGGAAGTCACACCTTACGGTGATGTGGACGGCATTGAGCATGGCGGAGAAGCTCGGCTCGGCGGCGGCCAGGGCCGGCGTCGGTGGTTCGATACTCGGCCTCGGAGCCTCGGCCTCGTTCAGCTCATCGGAAGAAAACTTCGACCTTGGTACACCGCCCGATCTCGTCCTGGAGCAATACGAAGCGCTCCTTGGCGGACGGCCCAACCGCATCCGCTTTGCCGATGGCGTGGACTACTTCGTCGAGCACGGCATCGGTGACCGGATCCACGAGACCCTGCCCGAGTTGGGTCGCCTGATGCTGCATATCGAGGCCGAGTTCGATATCAGCACGGGCGACATCATGGCCGCCCTGTTGCTGACCCAGTTCGGCGCCAACCCGTCGTCTACCGATCTGTACCGCAAGATGAAGGCGGTGGTACAGCGAGGTATCGAAGAGGACGTCGTCGGTCGCCTGCTACCGGAACTGCGAACCCGCCTTGACGGACAAGCCGATGCGCTACTGTATATCGACGAGGTGGTCGAGCCCGTGTTGCTCGGGGTCAATAATTTTGTCTTCGTCCAGCTCGACCACCTGGTTGACGGCAACCTGGGGCTATTTAAATCCAATGCATTCAAGCAGGCACTGAGCACGCTGGTTTACAAGATCGCTGCGCGCAACGTGATCGTCCTCGGTGACATCATCGTGTTCCGCGGAATAGAACAGGCCCGCGCAGGTTTTCAAGCCTTGCAACAAGAGGTGGATTCTGACAGCGGCGCGCGCATGGTGGCCGATGCGCATCGCTTCGCCGTGTCGCTGGTGCCGAACCTTGCGACCATTGGCGCCGTTTCACCGGACAATGTCCAGATGCTGATCAGCGACATCCTGGCCATCGCGCAGGAAGTCTTCAGCGAAGCCATTTGGACCGACGCGCGCCGCACGCGCATGCGCGAGCTGATGCTCGAGGCAGCCTTGAACGAAGATCGCGGTCTCGACTATCGTCAGGCCACGCAGGTCGAGCAATTCTTCATCAATGTGGTGGACTGTGAAACCCGGCCCAATCTTGAGGCACTACAGGCGCTCGCCGACCTCTCCTGGCAGATCACACTCGATGAACTGCAGATACTGATTCGGCGCCTATTGCCGGTGCTGTCGCGCTTCTTCCTCGCCGTCTCTGCCGATGTTGTGGAAGAACTGGATCGCAGCGCACGCGCAGCGATCGATGGACTGGCTGCGATCGCCGACGATATCCTGCGCACGCTGGGCCGTTGGCGGCGCGAACTCGAAAGACGGCTTGCGGCAATCGGCCGCCAGATCGCAGGCGTGCCGGACATGGTAGACGCCTTGCTTGCCGCGTTCTCGACCAATGCGCAGAAGACCGCGTTGCTGAATGCAATAAAAGCCGAAGGGATCGCCGTCGTGATGCATACCGTGAGCACCACGACCGAAGGCTGGGACTTACTGACCGCGCAGCAGAAGGCCGATGCCTTGGCGGTTGCAATCGCTACCTTCGAAACCGCCTTCGAGCTCGTTCGCCCGGTGCTCATGCAGGCGCTGGACGGCATAGAAAGCGTCGGTGACGGCATTGTCGATCTGCTGCGCAGTACGATCAGCGTATCCGAGCAGGTCGTCGCCATGTCTACCGATGCGAGCAACGCCGTCGCAGCGCGACTTGCCGATCAGCTGCTGGTATCCGTCAATAGCCTGATCGGGGCCGCCGGACTTTCCCTGCCCGATGAAATCACACCGACGACCATCGCCGCTGCAGTCAAGCAACTGCTGGTGACCGATGAACTCGCCGCCCTGCTGAATTCTGCGCACGCGGCGATTCACGTCGAGCACTTCGCGCAACAACACCAGGAGGCCTCTGCCACCTACCGCGCTTCGCTCGGCGGTCCGATAGATATTGAGATCGTGAGCCCGGCGCATACCGACATCGACAAGCCGCCGGTACTGCAATACGGCCGAACCTTACCGTTGCACCTCAAGGTATCGGGGGCATCGCCCAGCTTCGTCGAACCGGGTTTCAAACGTATCTTCGTCGCCATCAACGGTGTCGAACTCTCATTGCCGCCCGAGGCGTGGCATTACGATCAGGCAGCGGGGGCGATGTCATTGCGCGTCTTGCTACGACACGGGCAGTCACCGCTCAACGCGGGTCTGAACATGCTCGAGTGCAGCGTCTCGGATACCCATGCACCCGAAAACGCTGAGCCGCTACGGCGCCAGACCGTCAGCTTCGTTGTCGACATCCGCTCACCGGGATTGGAGGCGGGGCTGCTGATTGTCGACGAATTGTCGCAGTTCGACGCACCCGGTGACGATCACCAGCGCACGAGCGAAGAATACGTCGTTATCGCCAACAACACGGGAGACACGATCGCGCTCCAAGGTTGGCAGATTGCGGATCGTGCCCGGCACGTTTATTCATTTGGCAATATATCGCTCGCACCGGCGACAACGCTGACGCTGCACACCGGCATCGGTGTCGATTCAGCGACCGACATCTTTTGGGGGCGCAAGGCTGCGGTGTGGAACAACCGCGGTGACACCGTGTACCTGATTGATGCGGACAGTGTGGTCCGCGCTGAATACGCGTATTGATCCTGGAGCATTCCACCAATGGCCATCTTCACACTGCAGGACATTCCCCAGGCACTGCGCGATCTTGCACGAGCACTGGCTGCGATCCGCGATTCCCATGAAGCGTTTCAACCCGGCAGTCGTGCGGATGACCTTCAAGGCGTCAGCATGTTCGATACCGCGGCGTGGACGGCGTTGTCCAACAGCTCGTTTCTCGGCGATCTGACTGGCATCACAACCCTGGTCGGCGGCAACTCACCGGCTGGCACAACGCAGTTCGAGTGGTCAATACAATCGATCTCGCCAGTGGCCACCTCCACACCCTCAATCGATATGCCCGCCCTCGAACCCGGCCCGGTCACCGTGTTTCTGCGTCGGCTCGATGCAAGCGGCACAGTGCTCGACGAATCGGCGCGGCGAATCAGCACGCCATACTTCGCAATCATTGGCGAAGACGCGACGGGGGTAAACAACACTCTCAGCAACGAAGCGCTTGCAGCCGAGCACGATGACTACATCCGCCTCCTCAAATGCTATACAGAGCGGCGCTTGCGCGCGGCAAATATTCGAATCATTTGGCGCGTGACGCCGTTCAACGAACCGATTCCGTTTCAGTTCGACCCTGCAAGCAGTTCAACCACCACCGGTGCCGGATTGCTGTTGTTCGCGGCACCGTCGGATGTCAACGCCAGTCAGCCGTTGAAAGATCAAGGCAAGCGATATGTCTGCCAAGCAGCGCTGAAAGAAAAGAACTCAATAAAAGATGACCAGCAGAACTTCACGGTCGGATTGACGTACAGCGTCAAGCTTTCCGATGCACCTTTTGATACAACACAGGCATTGACGAAGACGCAGGGCTATCTCGCCGATGTACAAGCCTCTGTCTACAGTGGCGATTGCGAAGTGCTTGAAGGTACGGACTATCGCAACAATAGACCAATGAATTTCAATAGCCCCAATCAGAGTCCCTCCATGGTCATCGACAAACTTCGCTCGCTGCGATCGATGCCAAGTCAACTCAGCGCCGCAGAACAGACGCGCCTAACGACGATTCACCTACATATGTTGGCGCGCTACGACAGCTTCACATTGGCACATGAGCTGTGTCACATGAT
This window encodes:
- a CDS encoding DUF6183 family protein, which codes for MPIVNRENFVATLLSVEGVQQHLDLLHALILAGDMDVVRDLVDRTLALCVDEDEAWAPPLLVRRAIEMLALQAGVEPALAALAVVDRAHAQGVAEELPMAEVLSLLVSAQSTEAICRIAAETQTPETRLHLLHEAVVWNKADAGSIAIIDAWKSLDAIVDHALSALPRELLAIESQLMLPTYDLYSMMTPLPYNSTYYHAATLTDDSVEHTACIDTTGADRQRLMCTAVRNWVTDYVGRIEARTFKLPDASLPSLPQVLRSVGLACLVSTGALQVRESQSAADVFSVLFSAAAYGGANGDCSYGAIGRLMAWRTLAGLLGLSDSAPVERVAQCAVEASWCLFRPSGGWAEDAVYSLGVACLNPVRNELAVLAAVDTC
- a CDS encoding lamin tail domain-containing protein, which produces MSTDLTLDVFSIGANGEYEGEWGGLSVLRADFGVDVGGTVEGSLNFCHGVDISVGGNLSASAQAAVSVFVAAAAEVQAFAAAGAQVKVRFSPNLFDEFGVVVDAGAFAEASVAGRLSIGLDIGQILQLAESRLPNGLAIDLFRAFMDELNVRAGIWGRASFSAMARGHLEIHGSLKSDETSGFVFEAGGSVGLKGGTGWDLFAVAELRDPRRFYGRATQLIVDEVVRVARSELPREYQQAIPILELCLPIGILATFELGQVSAEYITTTPDRDRSVEGFVHVVASQMQRFMLRQIIKLSDRLLSDLLEEAIVATLGDLLTAQERHSISAEVDSLLQYLDDGELDTEDLLPIISGVVNIATIVAPNELERWKSHLTVMWTALSMAEKLGSAAARAGVGGSILGLGASASFSSSEENFDLGTPPDLVLEQYEALLGGRPNRIRFADGVDYFVEHGIGDRIHETLPELGRLMLHIEAEFDISTGDIMAALLLTQFGANPSSTDLYRKMKAVVQRGIEEDVVGRLLPELRTRLDGQADALLYIDEVVEPVLLGVNNFVFVQLDHLVDGNLGLFKSNAFKQALSTLVYKIAARNVIVLGDIIVFRGIEQARAGFQALQQEVDSDSGARMVADAHRFAVSLVPNLATIGAVSPDNVQMLISDILAIAQEVFSEAIWTDARRTRMRELMLEAALNEDRGLDYRQATQVEQFFINVVDCETRPNLEALQALADLSWQITLDELQILIRRLLPVLSRFFLAVSADVVEELDRSARAAIDGLAAIADDILRTLGRWRRELERRLAAIGRQIAGVPDMVDALLAAFSTNAQKTALLNAIKAEGIAVVMHTVSTTTEGWDLLTAQQKADALAVAIATFETAFELVRPVLMQALDGIESVGDGIVDLLRSTISVSEQVVAMSTDASNAVAARLADQLLVSVNSLIGAAGLSLPDEITPTTIAAAVKQLLVTDELAALLNSAHAAIHVEHFAQQHQEASATYRASLGGPIDIEIVSPAHTDIDKPPVLQYGRTLPLHLKVSGASPSFVEPGFKRIFVAINGVELSLPPEAWHYDQAAGAMSLRVLLRHGQSPLNAGLNMLECSVSDTHAPENAEPLRRQTVSFVVDIRSPGLEAGLLIVDELSQFDAPGDDHQRTSEEYVVIANNTGDTIALQGWQIADRARHVYSFGNISLAPATTLTLHTGIGVDSATDIFWGRKAAVWNNRGDTVYLIDADSVVRAEYAY
- a CDS encoding ImmA/IrrE family metallo-endopeptidase, which gives rise to MFDTAAWTALSNSSFLGDLTGITTLVGGNSPAGTTQFEWSIQSISPVATSTPSIDMPALEPGPVTVFLRRLDASGTVLDESARRISTPYFAIIGEDATGVNNTLSNEALAAEHDDYIRLLKCYTERRLRAANIRIIWRVTPFNEPIPFQFDPASSSTTTGAGLLLFAAPSDVNASQPLKDQGKRYVCQAALKEKNSIKDDQQNFTVGLTYSVKLSDAPFDTTQALTKTQGYLADVQASVYSGDCEVLEGTDYRNNRPMNFNSPNQSPSMVIDKLRSLRSMPSQLSAAEQTRLTTIHLHMLARYDSFTLAHELCHMMGHDHNDDWLPLNVPAQEQKIYEDDMMNRALPISVVHGMSIEITDAANFPAAGSFIDLIEDQGMSRLIGLTAPSQLAWAQKFAAVVAPF